The DNA segment CTGTCCTGGTGCTCGCTTGGCCATGACAGCGTGAGCGTGCAGCTGTCTGCCTGCCAGCAAACAGCAGGTCCCAGTGGTTTCCCCTAGCTTATGATGGGCTGATGCTGGTGGGCAGCTGCACAGAAATAATCCTCGCTCCTTATGGCTGGGGTAGATAGGATGGGGTGAGAAAGATGAATCACTGTGAGGTAAACATGGGAACAGGCAATACTATTCAGCTGACTTCTGCTTCTTCAGCACATGCACTACTTTACCTCTTATATTCACAGCAAAGATACTCTGCTCTCCAACCTCTTCCCAATCAGCTGCTCTGGTGAGAGCAACCCTCAAGAGATTAGCTGGTCCCTGGAGAACTCCACTGCCTCTTGTGCCCGTAATGGCCTGGGGGTGTGATTATCTCCTGATAACCTGGAGTGCTGTGCGGCTTAAAGAACAACTTgacttttacattttcaaactaACTCTGGGGTAGTTTCTAAGCAACCTGTTTCCATGGCAAAGAATCCTGGGGTTAAtccaggtttgttttctgttgttgctttttttttaacttaaatatCATTTTATTGAATTTTGCCTTGTGCAGGTGGCTGTTTTAGTGTACTTCAGCCCAGCTTGTGAATGACAGCTGTCACTAAGTATCCAATAAACTACACAATCAAACCAAAAGAGGTATGCTCCATAATCAACTTTGGTATCTAAAAAGGTCCAAAAATAGCTCATATTTGTTCCAGTTATGCTAAACAACTTATTCTACTAGcaaagagcagaatttggctaTTCTGTTGCCTTGTCTTTTCCCAAGCTCTAAGCAAAGCCATGGCACAGTGAACAGGCTGGCAAAAGGACAAGTCTTTCTGGCTTTTGTATCTCTGCTGACTGTTTAACTGATACAGTTCACCACAGACTTCAGTAAGAACTGgggaaattatttctgcatcCTGGAAAAAACTCCATTCCTATCCAGACTGCTGACTGAAAGGTCAAATGGTAAACTTCACAGGCTATAAACATTTATTAGGAATTAAGTATAAATTTCAAAACAGtcacttcaaatgaaaaaatgcagaactaCTTGTGAAGTGTTGACACAGGCCAATGacaatttcttaatttcttttccttcagagttttttttccctggagtGAAAAGCTTGTCAGGGATGATGCAACTTAATAAACTGATGAGAAGCTCAGATTTACATATTATGACTTTCAGTTTACACCATCTTCCCCCCACCTTGTTCCTAATCTTTGAGCCCCGCACCACCACCCCTTAGCTGTTCAAGTGTTTCTGGTCACTTTACCTGCAGTTGCACTGCCTTATtttcaatgaaagcaaagacataTTTAGTGTTCCCTGGCTTTCCCAAACTCTTCTTCAgtaggttttgggttttttttgttggtggttttgttttgttgcttttgttttttttttttaaactttggatAATAGTCTTCTCCTGGAATATTCCCAGCAGTCATCTTATAATAAAGCCTATTGTcccattttctcttcctcagatttttttttttccccagcatctGTTTTTGCCTGTTGAGTATTGCATGAAGCTGCAGTTACAAAATTCACTTACTCCCACTGGTTTGTTTAATAAAACTACAGCATCCCATAAATGGGATTAAGCATCCTCCTTGGGGCATGGTAACATTCCTGGACAACAGCCAaaactcccccccccttttttttttttttgtgtgtatgtgtccaCACCTTAGCCAAAAATTCCTGCTTAGCCCTTCCCATACCTACAGAGTCCTCACTTAGTGCAGGGAGTTACTGGTGCTACAGCTGACTTTGTAAGACCTAACCTTGTTCTTGGCAGGTCACAACTCATGAGTTGAATAAGAATCCAAAAGGCTGAGCAAAGGCCAGTTAGTATAAATCAACATGGCAAGCTGATTCCAAACATCTTTTTACCTTGTATGATTTCTGCAGTGATAAAGCTGAGTTATGTGACGTATGTTGGCACTCAGGCTGTGGCTAAGATTAGTTCTGGTCTATCTGTTTttagaagcatttaaaatgcagaatttttcaTGTATCAGGCTGATAACATTGCCCTTGTCTAGATGGAAAGGGCCTTACATGTGACAACCTGTGTCAGTTTGCAGGATTACTTTCAGGCACATGCAGAGCAAGGAAAAAGACTGGAGCTTACAGGACTCTGGTAGTtaagcagctggagaaaggaaactgaagcatGGTAGAGTAGTGATTCTTATCCTGGTGCTGGAGCCAATTGTTATGGTACAAACTAATTTTGACTTTTCCAAGCTGAAACCTCTTATCATGTGTACTATAGTTAAAAGTGATTGATATATGTTTAACTCTGATCCATCTGGGCTCCAAGATCAGGGATCAGACAGgactaaactaaaaaaaaaaaccaaaaggaaaaaaaggaaaactacaAGTGCTGCCATATGGATAGTTAACATCAGGCCAGACATGATGCATGCCTCAGTGCATATATGTGTCTGGCCAACAGAGCTACACATGAGAAAGCTGTCCACAGAAGACCTTGCTTTGTTCAGTGAAATATGTAATGTATGGTGCATCAAGGGCATGGGGGGAGTGGTGTAACGTGGTATTTCTCCcttaaaatagaataaaaataatatacaggagaaaaatgttACTTGCCCTGAACTTTGCTGCCCTTTTCCTCCAACAACAGTGAGGTTGCTTCATAATATAGCTTCTATCACATCATAGGGCTAATTCAgtatttccccccacccctgctgTGGGGGGAAATTGCACAGCTTTTCAGACTGTTTTGTTAATGATTTAAAAGCTTAAGATTCCAAATATCTAGATAAACCCTGGCgttctgctttccattccaGCATTGCTTACACAGATGAACGCTTTATTGTATTAAGGTATGCAAGCCTACAGTGAAGAACCCCTTTGCAGAACAAATGCTGCTGAAGCCTGCTGCGATGCAATAAAAGCCACTAAGGTAAAAATAAACCTACTCTCACCAGTGCAGGAATCCAAACAAAGGTACGGCTACAGCTTCTGAGAGCATTCTCCCTCTAAACTGCTGCCCAGCCACACAAAAGCCCTtcaccccctgcacccccctgGGAGGCCTGCGCTCAGGTGAAAGGGAACAGGCAGCTCTTCCCTGTTCAACAGCCTGCCCTCTGAAATCCGCAGTGCCTGCTGAACCTGCTCACCGCTGGCTTCCTCTCCCCTCAGGGGAGGGCAAGGTTGGCCTTACAGAAAGAGGGGGGCTTTTACCCCTGTCCTTCAGCAGAGACAGAGGTGCACAGCTTTCTTATTCACTTTCCATGTTCTGTAACTGGACTCGTTTCGTCTCCTGAAATCTCTGGCCTTGTTTCCAGGTGACAACATATGACAATAGTGATTTCTTATCCTGACAGCAGGAACGCGCTGAGCAGGATTTTGTACACCAAGCAGCAAAGTATGTCTGTCAACACTTCATAGAGCTGATGTGTGTTCACCTAAACTGTTTGTGCTCTTTTAATGTCTCCCAGCCTTCTCAGAGCAGCAAGACTGGTGCCAAGACTGACAGCTTCCCAGACAAACTCTGGTCCACCTAGCAGAGCCTGGGTTGACGTGATCACAGGGGCCCAGGGAAAATGGAAGGATAATAGAAGTAAATCCCCCAGCGTGCAGAAGGTATTAAGTGATAAAATATATAGGAATATCTGGCACATCCTCTTGCATAGCTGTCTCTGCAGTTTTATGCCACCAGTGGGCCAAGACCCCTAAGTATTCTAGCATAGGAGACagttagaaaaaaagcaagtatcACATCTTCCCCCTCTGTCCCCAAATGCACTGCAAGGAAATCTGAAAGTCAACTGTAACTTGTGGGCAAGCTAACCTCTCTAGCTAATTTTGGGTAGTAAATGATACTTCACCAGAGAAAGGAGTTAACTTCCATTAGAGACCCTTTTTGTACAGGACTCAAACCTGCCAGAGGGAGGAACTGGAAAGGTGCAAGAGGAAAGGGGTTACCATGCTCCCTCTGTCCCACATTATTTGTACACCTGATACACCTGCATTTAAGAGACATTACCTCTGGGCAGCTTCTTGCAATTTCATGGGTTGCTTGGCACTGAGGTAAATCAGGCAGGCATCTGCCACTTTATTCAGGTCACTCTCACCTGcagaaatggaacagaaaagaagggtAGGAGGTAACCTACTCCGCAGCTGCTGCTTAACAGAACCAGCTCTAAATTGGCAGCAAGAGGCTTCTGAGCCTTTGAACTGTCTGACCCAGAACTCTTCTGACCTCACCTCTTAAGCATCTTGCTGCAAAGGTGGGAAAGCAATCAAGGGCattgagagaggaaaagagcaaCTAGCCAGCAAACCTTCTCCCTCATCAAAGTCAGCTCCAGAAATTTAACCTAGGAGAATTTCAGAGAGTTTCATTCAGTAGAAGAATGTGCTGTGCTGCATTTAAAGGGTCACCCAGAGAGGTGCCTCAAAACGGAACCAGGCAAGTTAGCCAGAAGTCTTATCTGGGCTCCAGTTCTTCAGTTAATTAAGAACAAAGCATGGCCCAACAGGCCTAGCTGCAGCAACCCAGGCACTCCACTCCATACACACTTCTCATGCACAAGTGAGATGAGCAGTTAGATTCTGCAAGGTGCTGGAAATCTCTCCCATTTGCCTCTTGGGGAGTAAAGAGCAACCAGCCCCTCTTTACAGAGCTCTGAAAGAGGACAGATTAAGGCCCAGCAAGACCTGAATGGGATGAGGCTGGAGAAGATCAGGAAATCAATTCCATGGGAAAGCAGAAGGGTAAGAAGCAAGTGCAGGCCTGGTCAGTTGagatgaaaagagaagaggTAAGTCCAGCAGAGATCTCGTACAACCTATACTTTCCCTGGTACTCACCCATGTCCAACTTCTCGCACAGAGAACCCAGTCCCTGCAACACAGCCAGCTGCAACTTGAAGGCAAGCGTGTGGTTGTACACAGGCCCAGCTCTGGCACTTGCTGGGGCTTGGCTGAGGAGGGAACTGGTCAGCTTAGGCAGGACATCTTTGGAGAATCTCTGCCTCAGAAAGTCCCCACACTTTTGAGCCAGGGTACACAGCACCTAATGAAGAAATGTCAGTTACTGGAGGCTAAGTGCACTTACAGGTCTGGGAGGAGCTCAGCAATCTGCACCAGCTTGGGGGATAAGGCATCCATTCTGCCTTGATAATTTTTTTGCAGCTGAGAGCAATATGACCATACCTGCTACAGTTTCCCATAATGAACAGAAGGCGAATGCTCGATCGACAGGCCGACTGACCTGCACCCAGCTCTTCAGTTTCACATGGCTAACCTTCTGGGACTGCCCTTCTCTCATTAGCACAGTAAAGGTAAGAGTAGCTTGTGAAGCCTTATTCAGAATTGCTAGAGGAGTCTCTGATGGAAAACGCcattaaaatacaaatcacCTTTGTGGTGGAAACAGTCCATCTTTACAACCATGCCAGTGAACGGAAAGGCCAACGGGCTACAGCATAGGGCACCCAGCACTACTGGTGTGTGCCCAGGATAAAAACCAAAGTGGCTTAGAGAATGGCCTTAAACGCATATAAAAATGAAGGGGAGATCCATGGGGCCAACCCACATGGCCAGAACACTGTTCTCTCTTGGAACTTCACTAAGCTTGTGGTCTCAGTGTGCAGGACTGAGATGCTGGTTATGTTGTGTTTGGCTTACACCGACACTAGGCTTCCTGTCCTGAGATTTAGGAAGGAAGACACTCCTGGGGGATTTCttataacaaaaccaaaactcagTGCTAATTGTAACAGTCCCTTGAACTTTTCAAGagctaattattttttgtgtaGCGATCTCTCCCTTCTTTTAGGACAGGCACATGTGAGGTATTGCTACTCTGAAATTCTATGGCTTCCTGAATTTGGCAAATCAAAACTCTCCTTTTATTCACACTGAAGGATTCTAAAATGAATCTCAttctgcacagcagaggaagcCCTGTGAAACCCTGGGGCTGGCAACCTCTGGAAACATGCTTTATTGTCTAACTTGTGAGTCAGGAAGAGAATGCAGTCAGCTGACATGGTCAGGAGCTCTTTAATAATGTTATTATGAGGCTAAGTCTTTGCTTaacctctcccctcccctgcaaATGCCTCAATCATGAAACAATTCCTTCGCTTCAGTCTAAGACTTACAAAGGGGGGTGCTGAGACTGTGGCTCCAGCAAGGGCAAGTTGCACTATATGGTGCCTCTGACAGCTGCTTAGACTGTAAAAGAactgttttctgcttccctGCAATAATCACTAAATTGCTCTTTCCCCCAGGAACAGTGTCAAGGTTTTATCTGCGGACAAGCTGCAGTGGGAGTGGTACAAGCCTACTCACTGCAGGGTGGTGACCCTGTGTTCCAAACCACGTTTCAAAATCACTCCACAAGCTTAGTGCTTCTCTCACAAGCCACAGCAATGCCTGAGCCACTTGCCTTCTAAGCACCAGCTTGAAGGCTGTTGGCAGAGATTTGCTGCTGTACCTTGAAGGCTCTGAGCACTGCCAGAGGGTCATCACTAATCAGCCGGGTGACGAGAGCTGGCCAGACACGATGAGCCATGGGAAGCAGATGGTTTCCGTGAGGATGCAGCGCAGTTACGCAGAGCTCTAGCACATCCAGGACCTGGGCAGGAGGGGTAGGTAACAGACTTTCAGAGCGCTGCAGCACCAGGCATTCAGGTGGATCCGCAGTGTCACGCCGGGGAGCCAGGAGAAAGGAGGGTTTTAATATAAAAGGGTATGGTTTTAGCTCGGCATGAACTGGGATAACTGAACAGTGCACGGAGCACAGGCCCATTTGGAAAGGGACAAGTTGCACAGTGACATAGCTGGCTGGGCTACAGAGCAGGGCTGGAACCAGGGCATGATTCCTGGCCCGATCCTGCAGGCTGAGCTGTGTGTGCACTAGGACCCTACCGCTCCTGTGGCATGGCAGCAGGATCACCTGGTAGGGCTGGGGCCTCTGTGGTAAGAATCTGTGTTATGCCTCATTGCTGCATTTTCTGTCTCGCTTTGCAGTTTAAAAGGAGGCCACCTTCAAAGgattttcataattaaaaaaaaaaaaccaacaaaaaaaccaggcTTTTAGCCCTGCTTATCATCACCCCAGGAACTTCAAAAATGTTCATCAGCCTGTGCACTACAGTCTGAGGAAGGGGGATGGGAGGCCTAGATGGGAGAAAGATGCTTCTGCTTCCTCCACCAAAGGCTGAGGCACAAGATTTGACTATCACAAGCATCAAGGGAAGGTGCCTGATACAAAGCCACCCTTAAGGTTCTGTTCAGCCTGGCTGCCATTCCTAAACCAGACTACTCCCAGAAAACCGTCTCACTTTCTCTTGCTAGACGTGGAGGGTCTGTCCTGAATGAGCATATGGCAGCACTAACCTCGTTATGGTGGGAAGCCCAACATGCATCGTGCACATGTTGACAAACTACCGGCCCCCTTCGTGGGCACCACCTGTCCCCTCAAAGCTGGCATTTACTAACCTTCAGCCGCACTCGGAGGTTCCCATCAGACAGCAAGTGGATGCACCTCTCCATCACATCTTTGGCCAGTTGAGCATGGCTTGGCAGTGGTGTTTCTCCTTCTGTGTCAGAGTTGTTTGGCTCCGGCTCAGCAAGGGGGAGAACCTCATCTGGGAGACAAAACCATTACTGAAGCCATGAAAATGACTTGGAAGTCCTGGGAGATCACAATACCCACCCACAACTACTCTGCAAATTCTCAAATGAGGCCTTGGgcattttttaacatatttagaTACAGTGAAGTCTACGCTTGAGTTCTGCTAAGAGTGTGGGACAGGGAAGATTTGCTTTCTTTACTGGACAATGCAGTTGGTCTGACATTTGCAGTCTCCCTTCACCATGGACTTATTTCccattgatttttattaaaaatgaaaagcctgGGTATTTAAAGATGAAGTATTTAAAGGTCAGGATTGCAGCATAGCCCAGTAAAGACTAAAAAGCTCCCTGTATGAATGTCTGCAGGGCCTGCCAAGGCCAAGTGAGAAGGGAGTGGTGGCATCATTAGCCGGGAGAAAATGGTAGAGATTCCCAAGGGAGGGTGAGGAAAATGGTGTAGGATCCTGGAAAGAGGAAACTGGGTCCTGAACCCAGATGACCTGTTATGAGGTAAGGAAAAACAGAGTGTGCTTGTGTCTTAGAGCTAGACAAGCCTTGATCTGCAAGCATTTCACTCCCCACCCTGCACAGAACAAAGCAAGAACACCCAGCAGCACCTTACATGAGCTAAGGTCAGCTCAAAGCAGACCTGAGACTGTCAGGAGCGTGCTAGGCTTTCAGTCTGGTCCCAAGTCCCCCATCTGACAAAAGGAAACATCACAGGTCACTGTCTTTCTCCAAGTTGAACATATTCTTCTCCAGTCACGCACAGTACTGACCTGCCTCCTCATCCCCTGTGTCAGGAAGATTGCCCTCTGCAATCTGCTTCTGTCTGACATAGTCAAGGAAGAATTGTTCCACTTCTTGCCTTGTCACCACCTGCTGCCCCTGGGACAAAGTCCCGCTCCACCACTCGGGAGTCTGCCTTTGTTGGTGTTCCTCACCGCAGGACGATTCAAACCACCGTACTGCAAAAGAAGAACCGATACATCACTACGCAATCACGATCCTCTCCTGCAAGTCAGCAAGGCACCATGGATTCCTTGAGAGATGAACGTGACTCTCAAGTCTCATGGGACTGAACTACGGAATCCGGCACCTGCTGCCACACCACCGTGACCTCCCTGATGGTATGAGAATGTTGAAACCCCGATAGAAAAAGGAATACACTCCATGTGCTTCTACAAAACATTTATGGGAGCAGTAAATCCATCTTTTCTCAATCACTAAAGGCTGTGTTCCTGCAAGTCACCAGGCCACACAAACAGAAACTGGTTGTGGAGAGGGGAAGCTATTGGTGATCTTTGCTTGAGAGCTGGCCCACCAAGCAAAGTAAAGTTGCCATCATGCTGCAGTACCTCAGCTACTTGAAATCTCCCATGGCAAGTCAAAAGATCAAAGACAATTACCCTTAGTTACAGTAAGACTGAATTATGCAAAGTAAACATCATTTAGATACCTAAAGCTGTCATTACTGAGTGGAGGACCCTGAGGAAGGTGGAAGCCTGGTTATTGTAAGACTGATCTAGCGCAGACAGGACATCTTGGATAACGTCTTCTACCAGTGGCAGCAAGCTGGCATCTGAATGCCTCAGCATAGTGTCCAGGACCTGGGAAGCATGTGGCTGATGTGCCAGCTGGCGCAAATTCAGGGAAATCCCATTCACCAGATAGTCAGAATTCTCATTAATCAAACACTGCAAGGAGTCATAACTGCAGGCCTTGCATATGTCTaccagtgtccccagtgccGTCTCACTGATGAGCAGAGTCTTGTCACCAGCCTTTTCCAACACAGGGTAGAGAGCTGACAGCAGAAGCAACCGGAActccttcccaaggacagcagCGAAGCAGCCGACGCCTTCCAGCTGGATGCAGATCTGCCAGATGTTGCTGTTCATGGTGCGGGTCGTTATGTGCGGCTCTGGGGACGGAAGGAGAACGCTGCTGCATGCACCTCCTGGACGGGCAGTAAGTCCTGAATGTTGCACAGAGTGCTCATGGCTGATTTCTTCTGTATCAATGCTAGTGATCAAATACCAGTTTGCCTGGTCTGTGTACTCATCAAGAATGGACATTATGGACCCTTTGAGATCATCCACATTCAGTGAAACTTCCCTCTCCTGAAGGACATCCACTCCcactccagcagctcctgcaatCAGCTCATTGAGGACCATCGCTGCCTGCTTTCGGTACATGCCAGATTCACCGTAGAGCCCCATGAAATGATCCACAAGCAAATAGAGGTTCCCGTAGTAGCCAAGAACACGACAAACTTGCTGAAGGAGCTGGAAAATTTTCTCCTCTGTGAAGAAGCGGAAGTATTTCTTCTGACATCTGCCTTTCTGCGCACCATGCTGCAAGGAGCCCGAAGGTCCGCACACACCCTCACAGCGTCTGTCTTCCACTATCTTCACATCTGTCACGTCCAGCTCCAGAACCTGCATCAGCGCTTTGGACAGTCGGTGGAGGTGGGATATGGAGTTGAGGACAATGTTAATCTTGGGGCCTAGCAGCTTCAGATAACCGAGCAACAAGCTCAAAGTGGAAACCTTGCCCGTGTCATCCAGAGAGTTCATCAGGCGAGGAAGAGCTGTGGCAAGGGAATGGAGGTTCTCAGAGAGGACATCAGCAAGAGCCCTGTTCTGTGCTACTATCCTCTGCTCTGCAATGCCTTGCAGAACCTCCTTACACCTGCTCTGGACTTCGCTGTTTTCATCATTCACTAGCCCTACCAAGGCCTTTAAAAGATGACTGAACGAGTCCACCAGCGACTGACTGCAGTTCCTTAGTAAGTGGTGGACCAGTTCCATGAGCTCCAGTCTCACTTTCCAGTGGGGGtgaactgaagaaaattcaACCATTTTACGCAGGAGGAGAGAGAGTTTTTCAGCAGTACTTTTACTCCAGTCAGGTCCTCTATGGACCATTAATTCTGatattctgctttcttccactggcagcttttctttattctttgcaATTCTGGCTAGCTGCGCATCAGCCATTACCAAGCCAACAATCAGATAAAAGAGTCTGATGGCAGAAACGGTGGATTTGTGACCTTGTTTGATGTCTCCAGTAATAACCCGAGACAGCGTAATGGAAATCCCAGgcagaaaagaagcaaacaaatccCCACATTGCTGTGCCTCATCTTCATCTAGGTGTCGATGCTCCTGGCAGTCACACTGCAGAACTAGGACCTGTAAGCACTTCAAAGCAGAGATcttaatttgctttgctttttcttgctctgcTAGGCCCAGGAGCAAAGATACAGCAAATCCTAAGAGAGGAAGGGCAGAAGGTTGATACAGAGACCAGATAACATCCCCATAAGCTGAATGCATCAGGGTGTGGAGTGCCTGGATTACAGCCAGCTTTAACTCTTCTGACAGCGGGACTGGGTTGCTTGAGCTAGAAGGGGGAGAGAGGCAGGTACAGAGCTCAGAAAAAAGCTCCTGCAGGAGATCCTGCTTCTTCACACACGTTGCCGCCAGCACGGAGGAGATGCACTGCACCACGCTCTGCACCAGGCGCTCCTGCTTGGGCCCCGGCACCTTCAGGGCGAAGCGCAGAGGGAAGAGGACGtactcctgcagctcctgcagggcCGAGGCGCTGACGGCTGCCAGGTGGGCCTGCAGGCGGGCCACGTTCTCCATGGTCTGCGCCCTCGTCAGCTGCACGCAGGCGGGGCGCAGGGCCCCGAAGGCCTCCTGGGGGGTGTCGAAGACGGCCATGCTGGGGCGCCGGCGGGagggcggcagcagcagctgaggggaggcgaggggggggggggaccgcCGGGGGCCGTCAGGGCAGCGGCCCGGGGCGGCCCCTGAGGGCCGGCGCGCCTACCTGCTCCCGTAGCGGAGCGGCCGCGTGCCGGAAGTGACGTGCAGGACGCCGGGCCCGGCAGCGCGACAAAAAGCGCCCACCGGCGCTCTGCGGGCGGAGAGCTGTGAGAAAAGTCCCAGGCGCTCGCGATGCGCGTGCGCCTCCCATGGCGCCTCGGCGGCCCGCGGCGATGCGGCCGCGCATGCGCTGTACTTCCAtctcccccgccccgcccggcgtGCGCGGTCTGTGCCGGGCGTAGCGGTTCGCCGCGTCTCCCTCCGGCGATCCGTACGATGCTGCCCTTCGACCCGCCGAGGCGGGGTGAGAGGTCGGGCGGCCATCttgtggcggcggcggcggcttgTTGTCGGTGAGGCTGCGTCGCGCCCTCCCCCGCGGGCGGAGCAGGCCCGGCGCGGGCCGGCCCGCCGCCATGTCCTCCTTCTCGGAGTCGGCGCTGGAGAAGAAGCTGTCGGAGCTGAGCAACTCCCAGCAGAGCGTGCAGACGCTCTCGCTGTGGCTCATCCACCACCGCAAGCACGCAGGGCCCATCGTCTCCGTCTGGCACCGGGAGCTCCGCAAAGGTACGCGGGGCGCCCGGCGACGGGACGC comes from the Haliaeetus albicilla chromosome 2, bHalAlb1.1, whole genome shotgun sequence genome and includes:
- the TTI1 gene encoding TELO2-interacting protein 1 homolog isoform X1, with amino-acid sequence MAVFDTPQEAFGALRPACVQLTRAQTMENVARLQAHLAAVSASALQELQEYVLFPLRFALKVPGPKQERLVQSVVQCISSVLAATCVKKQDLLQELFSELCTCLSPPSSSSNPVPLSEELKLAVIQALHTLMHSAYGDVIWSLYQPSALPLLGFAVSLLLGLAEQEKAKQIKISALKCLQVLVLQCDCQEHRHLDEDEAQQCGDLFASFLPGISITLSRVITGDIKQGHKSTVSAIRLFYLIVGLVMADAQLARIAKNKEKLPVEESRISELMVHRGPDWSKSTAEKLSLLLRKMVEFSSVHPHWKVRLELMELVHHLLRNCSQSLVDSFSHLLKALVGLVNDENSEVQSRCKEVLQGIAEQRIVAQNRALADVLSENLHSLATALPRLMNSLDDTGKVSTLSLLLGYLKLLGPKINIVLNSISHLHRLSKALMQVLELDVTDVKIVEDRRCEGVCGPSGSLQHGAQKGRCQKKYFRFFTEEKIFQLLQQVCRVLGYYGNLYLLVDHFMGLYGESGMYRKQAAMVLNELIAGAAGVGVDVLQEREVSLNVDDLKGSIMSILDEYTDQANWYLITSIDTEEISHEHSVQHSGLTARPGGACSSVLLPSPEPHITTRTMNSNIWQICIQLEGVGCFAAVLGKEFRLLLLSALYPVLEKAGDKTLLISETALGTLVDICKACSYDSLQCLINENSDYLVNGISLNLRQLAHQPHASQVLDTMLRHSDASLLPLVEDVIQDVLSALDQSYNNQASTFLRVLHSVMTALVRWFESSCGEEHQQRQTPEWWSGTLSQGQQVVTRQEVEQFFLDYVRQKQIAEGNLPDTGDEEADEVLPLAEPEPNNSDTEGETPLPSHAQLAKDVMERCIHLLSDGNLRVRLKVLDVLELCVTALHPHGNHLLPMAHRVWPALVTRLISDDPLAVLRAFKVLCTLAQKCGDFLRQRFSKDVLPKLTSSLLSQAPASARAGPVYNHTLAFKLQLAVLQGLGSLCEKLDMGESDLNKVADACLIYLSAKQPMKLQEAAQSVFLHLMHVDPDSTWLLLNEVCCPHQYEPPHISLRPVKLSGMGRQRNEFTDNVLLLLEKLQQQESVMQQESVMPQAGTQEASPP
- the TTI1 gene encoding TELO2-interacting protein 1 homolog isoform X2, whose translation is MAVFDTPQEAFGALRPACVQLTRAQTMENVARLQAHLAAVSASALQELQEYVLFPLRFALKVPGPKQERLVQSVVQCISSVLAATCVKKQDLLQELFSELCTCLSPPSSSSNPVPLSEELKLAVIQALHTLMHSAYGDVIWSLYQPSALPLLGFAVSLLLGLAEQEKAKQIKISALKCLQVLVLQCDCQEHRHLDEDEAQQCGDLFASFLPGISITLSRVITGDIKQGHKSTVSAIRLFYLIVGLVMADAQLARIAKNKEKLPVEESRISELMVHRGPDWSKSTAEKLSLLLRKMVEFSSVHPHWKVRLELMELVHHLLRNCSQSLVDSFSHLLKALVGLVNDENSEVQSRCKEVLQGIAEQRIVAQNRALADVLSENLHSLATALPRLMNSLDDTGKVSTLSLLLGYLKLLGPKINIVLNSISHLHRLSKALMQVLELDVTDVKIVEDRRCEGVCGPSGSLQHGAQKGRCQKKYFRFFTEEKIFQLLQQVCRVLGYYGNLYLLVDHFMGLYGESGMYRKQAAMVLNELIAGAAGVGVDVLQEREVSLNVDDLKGSIMSILDEYTDQANWYLITSIDTEEISHEHSVQHSGLTARPGGACSSVLLPSPEPHITTRTMNSNIWQICIQLEGVGCFAAVLGKEFRLLLLSALYPVLEKAGDKTLLISETALGTLVDICKACSYDSLQCLINENSDYLVNGISLNLRQLAHQPHASQVLDTMLRHSDASLLPLVEDVIQDVLSALDQSYNNQASTFLRVLHSVMTALVRWFESSCGEEHQQRQTPEWWSGTLSQGQQVVTRQEVEQFFLDYVRQKQIAEGNLPDTGDEEADEVLPLAEPEPNNSDTEGETPLPSHAQLAKDVMERCIHLLSDGNLRVRLKVLCTLAQKCGDFLRQRFSKDVLPKLTSSLLSQAPASARAGPVYNHTLAFKLQLAVLQGLGSLCEKLDMGESDLNKVADACLIYLSAKQPMKLQEAAQSVFLHLMHVDPDSTWLLLNEVCCPHQYEPPHISLRPVKLSGMGRQRNEFTDNVLLLLEKLQQQESVMQQESVMPQAGTQEASPP